DNA from Sphingomonas psychrotolerans:
AACGCTTGCGCTCTGGCGTCATGGCGTTAATCGGACATCTGGTACCGATGCGTATTCACAGTCCGGGTCCCGGACAACTCGGGTCCTCACGGGGGTAATTGGTGCGTTCCGCAAAGGATGAGACAAAGAAGCCGCCCAAGCCAAAAGGCGGGACGGAGAGCAGCAAACCCAGCCGCAGCGTGGGCGATGCTTTGCGCCAGGCCTATGACGAGGCGGTCCGCGAGACGGTGCCGGACGATTTGCTCGACCTTCTGAAGAAGCTCGACTAGCCAAGGCACATGAGCAGTACGGATCTGGAGCCGCGTGCCAAGGGTGTCGCGGCGGCGCTGGCGCGTATGCCGACCGGCGCCAAGGTGTTCCTGATCCTCGTCGGCGCGCTCCTTCCCCTCGCGCTGATCGCCTTGTTCACCACCATCCAGACCACGCGCACCGCGGACACCGAAGCGCGCGCGCGGCTGCATGCGATCGCCGACGAGAGTTCGGGGGCGGTCGAGAATGTGCTCACCAACGAAGTCAGCCAGCTGGGCCAGGTGCTCGCGGCGCTCGAGCAGGATCCCCACGACGCCGCCAGCTGCGTGCGCCTCGCCGGCAGCTTTGCCGCGCAAGGCGGCGCACGCTTCGCGATCGCGGATGCGCAGGGACGCGTGCTGTGCGGCCAGCGCTTCGCGATCCCGGGAGCCGCACCGCTCCGCCGGGGCGAAATGCGTGCGTCCTTGCTCGCCGACGGCCTTGCCGTTCGCATCGCCGGCAGTTCCGGCATGACCGCGGCCGTCTGGTACCCGGTATCGGTGTTGTCGGCGCTCGCCCGTCCGAGCGGGTTCGTTCCGGACTATGGCGCAGCATTGGTGCGGGGCAGCGAGCGACTGACGTTGCGCGATCTCGGCGGCGTCGCCGGGCCGCTTGGGCGCCGCGAGACTGCCCGCAGCGATCTCTCGCTTGACCGCCTCGCGTTCGAGATGGTCATGCCCGGCGCGCCGGTCACTTCGCCGCTGATCATCACCACCGTCCTCCTCGTATTGATGTGGATCGCCGCCGCCGGGAT
Protein-coding regions in this window:
- a CDS encoding NepR family anti-sigma factor, which translates into the protein MRSAKDETKKPPKPKGGTESSKPSRSVGDALRQAYDEAVRETVPDDLLDLLKKLD